CCACCACGATAAAATCCTGACGGATGCCCAGCCCCAGATGGGCAATGGGCTTGTGAAGCCCCAGCCGGTGAAACCTGCGTTTCTCCGCATTGGGGATCAGGCCCTTCATATTTTTCAATGCACAGGTAATGCCCGTCTGGCAGTGGCCCTTCAATACCGGTACATTGATCAAAAAATCAAACTGCCGCACGCAGTCACAGATATGCAGCGGCAGGCCGCAACAGTCCTGTTCATAGAAAGTATCCTGCTGGGTATCCAGCAAATTCACCTCATACTGTTTTGCCAGATCCTCATATCCGCAGACGCAAAAAGCCTCCCGGGTGTAATCCCCCACCCAGGAGCCTTCTGCTATCGTCAGGTTATGAAACCCATGTTCTTTCAGATATTCTATAATTCCCGCAACGATCTGTGGATGCGTGGTACCTCCGTCCTCTGCCGGATAGGGGCCCAGTATATTCGGTTTGATCCCGATGCTGGCATCCTTATCAGCGATCATTGTATCGAGTCCGGCCTCACAAAGAAGCCGCTTCGTCATCGTCTGATAATCTTCTCCGTATATCATGAGAATTTCATCTCTGCGCATGATCCTTCATCCCTTCTGTTCTGTCTGTACAACCAAACAAAGGAATTATACCTGAACCAGGGGTAAAAATCAATCCCGTTCCGTTCCCTTTCAGGCACGGATCTCAATGGTTGCCGCGAACTGGTCATTGTTCTGCAGCAGCCCTCTTTTTCTTCAGCAGATCTTTCATCTCGACATACAGAATTTCCTGTTCCTTCGGCGTAATCGCCTTTCCGTTGCGGATAGAAATTCCCGCTTCCGCCGCATCAGCCATATCTTCATTGGTCTGATACATGGGATAGCTGTAAAAACGGCTGACTGCACCTATCTCTTCCAGCAGATTCATCATCCGGTACACCGTTGCGATGCCGATGGACGGATCCTTCTTCACTGCCTCATAGTAAATCTCTTTACAGCAGTTGTGTGGATTCTCCAGAATAATGTCCATCAGGATCTTGCGCTGCTCGGTGATCCTCTTGCCCCGCCGTTTCATTTCTCTGAGAATTTCTTCTTTCTGCACAGGACATTCCTCCCATATCATCGATGGCTGCTATCGCAGGAACCCCCGCCACAGCTGCCGCAATTACCGCTGCAGCCGCTGCAGGATTTTCCGTTTTTCTTGTCATTTCTTATACTCCGGATGGCCAGGGCAGCTATCAGTATGACAACTGCAGCAACCCCGATCGTTCCGATATTAGCACCTAAAAATGTAAGGATAAGACACACCTCCCAAAGAGATTATGCTTTCACTGTTTTCTTTACCTTCAGAGTCTCACTCTCTTTGTAAGGACGGAATAACAGATACAGGAAACCAACGACCAGAAGGATCGCCACTACGGTTCCGATACCGAAAGCACCACCTGTCACAACACTGCCAATCTGGTAAATACACAGGGAAACAACATAGGCAAGTCCACACTGATAGCCGATTGCAAACCAGAACCATTTTGCATTGTTCATCTCACGCTTGATGGCACCCATTGCTGCGAAGCAGGGAGCGCACAGCAGATTGAATACCATGAAGGACATAGCAGAAATGGCGGTAAAGCTGGATGCCAGTGTTCCCCAGATCTCTTCACCTTCCTCAGATACCTCAGCAAAGCCATACAGAATACCAAAGGTACCTACGACGTTCTCTTTTGCCACAAGACCGGTGATCGCCGCAACAGCAGCCTTCCAGTCCCCCCAGCCAAGAGGTGCAAAGATCCATGCAAAGGCTTTGCCGATAGAAGAAAGAATACCATCACTTAAGTCATCAACCATGCCAAAGTGGCCGTCTACAAATCCAAAGCTGGATGTAAACCACACAACAATGGTAGAAAGCAGGATCACAGTACCGGCCTTCTTAATGAATGACCAGCCTCTCTCCCACATGCTTCTGAGTACATTGCTGACTGTCGGCCAGTGATATGCCGGAAGCTCCATAACAAAGGGAGCCGGATCCCCGGCGAACATCTTTGTCTTCTTTAAGAT
Above is a window of Oscillospiraceae bacterium NTUH-002-81 DNA encoding:
- a CDS encoding DUF362 domain-containing protein produces the protein MRRDEILMIYGEDYQTMTKRLLCEAGLDTMIADKDASIGIKPNILGPYPAEDGGTTHPQIVAGIIEYLKEHGFHNLTIAEGSWVGDYTREAFCVCGYEDLAKQYEVNLLDTQQDTFYEQDCCGLPLHICDCVRQFDFLINVPVLKGHCQTGITCALKNMKGLIPNAEKRRFHRLGLHKPIAHLGLGIRQDFIVVDNICGDPNFEDGGSPFYMNRIFAAADPVLCDTFGAQVMGREPEEVPYLSLAEALGVGSTDLSRAHIRALNEPETLPVLPDTNRVMRVADKAEEVDSCSACYAYLIPALDMLAQEGLLDKLTDKVCIGQGYRGQTGTLGVGNCTCGFAHHLEGCPPVETEIYQFLKKYIDTRGERSKSI
- a CDS encoding transcriptional repressor; the encoded protein is MQKEEILREMKRRGKRITEQRKILMDIILENPHNCCKEIYYEAVKKDPSIGIATVYRMMNLLEEIGAVSRFYSYPMYQTNEDMADAAEAGISIRNGKAITPKEQEILYVEMKDLLKKKRAAAEQ
- a CDS encoding FeoB-associated Cys-rich membrane protein, whose amino-acid sequence is MCLILTFLGANIGTIGVAAVVILIAALAIRSIRNDKKNGKSCSGCSGNCGSCGGGSCDSSHR